The nucleotide window GTTGTCGTTGCCGGTAAATACCCGCACGCCGCCGTTACGCAGGCGCAGCACGGGTGGGAACGCATGTTCGCCGGGGGCGTTGGTCATGATGGAAATGCCGGCGCCCGCCAGTACTTCGGCCGTGCGGTCGACCACAGCATCGGATACGTCGCCCAGGCCATAGGCGTGGCTGACCGCCACCAGGCCTTGCATGCCCAGTGCCTGGGTGCGTGCCGCAATGCGCTCGAGCTGGGCGATGCAGATATCGCCCGGCTCGTGCAGGTGAATGTCGACCTTCACGCCATGCCGTTCGGCGATGCCGAAGACAATGTCCAGCTGGGCGTCGGCGTCGCCATCCAGTGTGGTGGGGTCGATGCCGCCGACCACCTGCACGCCTTCGCGGATGGCCGCTTCCATCACTTCAGCCGTGCCGGGGCAGCTCACCACGCCTGCCTGGGGGAAGGCCACCAGCTCGATGTCGAGCAGGTCTTTCCACTTGTCCCGGGCTTCGAGCATGGCGTGCAGATTGGTCAGGCCGGTGGTGGCGTCCACGTCCACGTGGCAGCGCATCGCCAGGGTGCCGAACGAGGCGGCTTGGCGCATCAGCGCATCGGCGCGCTCGACGATGGGTGGGGCACTGGCCAGTTCGCGTTTTTCCACGGCCAGGCGCTCGCGCAGGCTGGCGACCGGTTGGTGCGGTCGCCAGCGGTCGCCGACAAAGCTCTTGTCCAGGTGGATGTGGCCATCGACAAAGCCTGGCAGCACCAGCAGGCCTTCGAGGTCGATGGTTTCACGGGCTGGGGTGCTGGCGCGTTGCGGGCCGATGTGGCTGATGCGCCCGTTGGTTACGGCAATGTGCAGAGGCATGCCATCGGCGTCGATGGCGTTGATGAACTCACGGTCGTTCATGATCGGGCCTTTTCTACTGAGGCTTGGGTGACGTACCACGGTAGGGGGGATGCCGATAGGTCTCCAATTAATTATCAGGATCGGGTTCAGTGCATTTATGGATGCAGCCCAGGGCAGTCTGGCCTGCATTAAAAAGCCCACTGATATCGATGCCGATAATTAACTTTCAAAGCCTTCCATCTCGGCCCACGATTGCCCATGAGACCCGCCCAGCCGCCAGCTACGGCGCCTTTCAGGGCAGGTCGCCACACACAATAAAAACAAATGCCGTGTCGGGGTCCCCATGACGCAAGATTCCAAGCTGCTGCGTGCCGCGCTGATTTTCATCGCCTGTACTTCCTTCATCGTCTGTGGCGTACAACCCATCTTCATGGGGTTGGTCACGGAGCAACTGAGCCTGTCACTCGATCAGCAGGGCTGGGTGGTGTCGGTCGAGATGATCGGCATGACCCTGGGTACCTTGCTTTGCCCGGTGCTGATGAAGCGCCACGGCGGGCGCAGCCTGTGCCTGATCGTGGGCGCACTGTGCGTGGCCTTGAGCATCGCGACCGCCTTTGCCACCACCAACACCCTGCTACTGATCGTGCGCCTGGCGGCCGGCACCTGTGCGGGACTGGTGTATGCCTATGCGGTGTCCACGCTGGGCCGCTTGCCCAACCAGGACCGTTCGTTCGGGTTGATGCTGTTGCTGCAAACCCCAGAGTACTCGCTGTTTTCCGCAGCGTTGCCGCTGCTGGCCGCGCAGAGTGGCACGGTGACCGCCTTGTGCGCGTTTGGCCTGTGGTACTTGCTGATCTGCGGCGCCAGCCTGGCGCTGCCGCGTCGCCCGGCGGCGTTGCTGGCCAGTGGCGAAGCCTCGCCTGCCCAGGGTGGTTCGGCGCGCACGGGGCGCACTGCGTTGGTGGGCATGCTCTTCATGCAGATCGCCATCTACTGCGTATGGGGCTTCATTGACCAGTTGGCGCGAGACCAGGGCATCAGCGGCGTCGATATCGGCTGGGCGTTCGGCCTGTCGGCCCTCGGTGGTTTGCCGGGGGCGGGGCTGCCTAGCCTGCTGGGTGCGCGGGTCAATCGCCAATTGATGATCGCCGTAGGGCTGGTGGCGGTGTTCATTTCCATCGCCATGCTCACCGGCCATACCCGCACGCCAATGCAGCTGTTCATAGCGTTGTTGCTGATCAACTTTGGCTGGGTGCTGTCGTTGTCGTACTACATGGCGCTGATCACCACCAACGACCCGACCGGCAAGCTGACGCCTTTGGTCAGCATTACCTTGATGGGGGCTGCAGCAGTGACGCCGGCACTGATTGCCATGCTGGTGGAGGGCTCCAACCAGCAGCTGATTTTCCTGTTGGGTACCGGGGCATTGGTGATTGCCTTTGCAGTTACCTGCCTGGGCGCTGGGGCCAAGCCTGCCAGGCAAGGAAGTGTGCATGATTCGACGGTTTAGCTGTAAGCCTGCTGGAGCAGTGCGGGCAGCGTGGTGATACAGCACGTTGTCTCGCAAAGGCCCAACGTCTGTGGCAGTGTTGGTTATCTGGCCAGCCCCTCAGGGACCGACATGCAAACTCGCAAAACCGGTGTTCGTGCCCAACAGGCCGACCGCACCCGGGACAACATTCTCAAGGCTGCGGTGAAGGTCTTCAGCAAGGAAGGCTTCACCGGTGGGCGTATCGAGCAGATCTCCACGCTGGCCAAGTCCAACGACCGGATGATCTATTACTACTTCGGCAGCAAGGAAAAGCTGTTCATCAGCGTGCTGGAGCATATCTACGCCAGCTTCAACCGGGCCGAAGCCAAGCTGCGCATCGACCTAGGCGACCCGGAACAGGCCCTGCGTGAGCTGGTGGCGTTCATCTGGGACTACTACGTGCGCCACCCCGAATTCGTCACCATCCTCGCCACCGAAAACCTTCACCAGGGCCAGCACGCGCGCAAGTCGCAGAACCTTAAGGCGCTGTCCGGCGAAGCGGTCGGCGTGCTGCGGCCGATCATTGAAGCAGGCCAGGCCAAGGGCCTGTTCCGCGACGACATCGACATCACCCACGCCTACCTGATGATTGCCTCGCTCTGCTATTTCTATAATTCCAACCGCCACACCCTCAGCTCGTTTCTGGCCGTAGACCTGGCCGACAAGCAGGCCAAGGCCGACTGGCTGGTGTTTATCAGCGACCTTGCCCTGCGCGGCCTGCGCCGCTGACGCTCAGTGGCTGCCGGGGTTGGCCCGCACCTGCGCGGCCTTGGCCGCCAGGCCTTGCCAGGCCGGCTTGTCGGCAGCGAAGCGCTGGCGCAGGTAAGCTGCCAGGTCGGCGACCTGGCGGTCCGACAGGCTGTCCTTGAAGCCGGGCATGTAGCCCAGGTCACGGGTGGCCGGGGTGGCAATGCCGTGCAGCACCACGCGCAGCAGGTTGTCCGGCAGGGCGCTGTGGACGTTGCTGTTGACCGCCATCGACGGGCTGACGCCAAACAGCTTCGGCCCCAGCCCATCGCTGTGGCAGGCCATGCATGCGCCTTTGAATACCCGCTCGCCGTTGCTCAGCGACACTTGCGTGTCCACCTGGGGCGCGGCCTTGGCGGCCACTGCCTGTGGCTCGCCGTCGAGTGAACCTAGGTAGTGGGCAATGGCACGCACGTCGCTCTTTGGCAGGGTGGCCAGTTCGCTGACCACCGGGCCCATTGGGCCGGCCGCCACACCGTGCTTTTCGGAGAACCCGGTGCTCAGGTAGCTGAACAGCTCGTCTTCGCTCCACGGCGTGGATGATTTGCCCAGTGCATTCAGGGCCGGGGCTTCCCAGCCATCGACCATGCCGCCCGCCAGGTAGCTGCTGCCGCCTTTTTCCGCGCCCATCAGGTTGCGAGGCGAGTGGCAGGCGGTGCAGTGGCCCAGGCCGTCGACCAGGTAGGCGCCGCGGTTCCACTGCGCACTGCGCTGCGGGTCGGGCTGGTATTCGCCGCGTTGCAGAAACAGCGCATTCCAGCCGGCCATCAGTGGCCGCTGGTTGAACGGGAAGCGCATCTGGTTGGCGGGTGCTTCCTGGCGTACCGGAGTTTGCGACATCAGGTAGGCATACAGCGCCTGCATGTCGGCGTCGTTGATGTTGCGAAACGAGGTATAGGGAAACGCCGGGTACAGGTGCCGACCGTCGCGGCTGATGCCTTCGCGCATGGCCCGCTCGAAGGCAGCGAACGACCAGCGGCCGATGCCGGTTTCCGGGTCCGGGGTGATGTTGGTGCTGTACAACGTGCCGAATGGTGTTTCCATCGCCAGCCCGCCTGTATTGACCTTGCCGCCGCTGACCGTATGGCACACGGCGCAGTCACCGGCCGCCGCCACCTGGCGCCCACGCTCGAGCATCGCGGCGCTCCAGCTGCCAGGGCCTGGCGGGGTGACCGGGGCGATTTCAGCGCGCCAGGGCAGGGCTGTGGCGAGTACGCCCAATGCAGCGCCGAATACCCCGGCCAGCGAGCCGAACCACCACTTCGAACGCTTGGTGGTCGGCTGCGCTGGCGCGGGCGCTTCAGGGCCCTGACCTTGGCCATCGAGGGCGGCACGCACCCGTTCCGCCGTGATCGGCAGCTCGCGAAAACGAATGCCGGTCGCGTCGAAAATGGCATTGGCGATGGCTGCCGCGCTCGGTACCGAGGCCGACTCGCCGCTGCCCATCGGCGCTTCGTGCTGACGCGGCAGCATCATCACGTCGATGGCCGGCAGCTCGGGGAAGGTCAGGATCGGGTAGCCGCCCCATTCCTTGCTGGCCACGGTCGACTCTTCGAAGCTGACCTGTTCCTTGAGCACCCGGCTGGTGGACTGGATGACGTTACCGTGGATCTGGTGGCGCACGCCCTCGGGGTTGACCATCATCCCGGCATCGTGGCCGATCACCACGCGGGTGACGGCCACTTCACCGGTGCGCCGGTCCACCGCGACATCGGCCACCCATGCCGCCCACGCCGCGCCAAAACCGGGGAATTTGCTGTGGATGTAGCGTGCATAGGCAAAGCCCCTGCCGCGCAGCACATCGCCTTCGGCCTGCGCCTGCATGGGCCGGGTATGCGGCTGCCATTCGGCGCGGTCGGCGGTGGCCTTGACCAGGTCGATGGCGCGCGGGTCGGACAGGTGCCTGAGGCGGTATTCGACCGGGTCAACGCCAGCGGCAAAGGCCAGCTCATCGATGTACGACTCGTGGGCGAAGCTGTTGGGCATGGCCGACACGCCACGCATCCACGAGGCACGTACCAGTGGCGTCATGTCGTTGATGGTGACGCGCATGTGTTCGTAGTCATAGGGCGGGATCGACGTGCGGTCGCCCATCTCGAACAGGGCCGGCACTGGCTCCACGGCGCCGGTCAACAGCAGGGCCAGGGTAGGTGCGCCATTGGACGGGTAGCTGGTCTGGAAGTCGTAGGCGGCCACGCTGCCGTCGGCGTTCAGGCCGCCGTCGATTTCCATCAGCTGCGCGGTGCCCTTGGGCTCCCACACATGCTCCTGCTCGCGGGTCAGCTGCACCCGCACCGGGCGCTGTACCGCGCGCGACAGCAGCACCGCATCGGCGCACACGTCATCGGCACAGTTGCGGCCGTAGCAACCGGCGGCCTCCATGCGGATGATCTCGATGCGCTCCTCTGTGCACTCCAGCAGCCAGGCGAGGTCGGCGCGCAGCAGGTGCGGGTTCTGCGTGCCAGACCACACGCGGATCGGCCCATCGGTGAAGTCGGCCAGCGCGCACGAGGGGCCGATCGATGCGTGCAGCTGGTACGGCCACAGGTAGCTGCGGCTCAGGCGCTGAGTGGCATTGGCGATGCCGCCGTCGACATCGCCCTGGTCCAGCACGGTGCGCTGTACCCGCGGGTTGTCGCGGATGGCCTGGGCGACATCGCTGAGGTCGGGCAGCTTGCCTGTGAATGGCTTCCAGCTGATTTTCAGCGCCTGGGCCGCGCGGATCGCTTGTTCTTCGCGCTCGGCCACCACGCCGACAAAGTCGCGGATGACGACCACGGCCACCACGCCGGGCAAATGGGCGATGGACGATTCATCTACTGCCAGCAGGCTGTTGCCGACGAAGTCGCCGCTGTCATGACCGGCGTAGGGCGGGCGGATCACCCGGCCGTGAAGCATGTCGGGCAGGCGCATGTCATGCACGTAGGTCAGCTCGCCGGTGGCCTTGCCGGGAATGTCTACCCGTGCAGCGCTGCGGCCGACCAGGCGGTAGTCGTCGATGGCCTTGAGCGGGGCATCGTCGGCAATGTGCAGCTGGTGGTTTTCGCCCTGTACCAGTTCGGCAAAACGCAGCGTGCTGCCATCGCTGGCGATGACCGCGCCGTCTTCGATGCGTAGCACTTCGGGCGTGCAGCCAAGGCGATGCGCGGCCTGCTGCAACAGGTGGCGCCGCGCGGTGGCGGCTGCCTTGCGCAGGGGCACGGCGGAAATCTGCAGGGTGGCGCTGGCGATGGTCGCGCCCTGGTTGGGTGCCCGCTCGGTGTCGCCCAGCACCATGTGCACCTGGTCCATGCGCAGGTCCAGCTCTTCGGCGACGATTTGCGCCAGCGAGGTGCGAATGCCGGTGCCCAGGTCGACGTGGCCGTTGAAGGCGTAGACCATGCCGTCGTCGCTGACAGCGATGAACAGCGCCAGCTCGCGCGCCTTGACCACAGGCGTCACACCCTTGGCCACGGGGCCCGAGGGTGGGGTGATCTGGTCGACGATCAGCAACACGCCAGTCTTGGCCAGCAGCTGGTCGCGGCTGGGCACCTGTTGTGAGTGGTTCATGCTTTTCTCCGGGTCTCGGCGGCGCGGCGCACGGCGCGCAGGATTTCGACGTGAGTGCCGCAGCGGCACAGGTTGCCGGACAGTTCCTGGCGAATCTGTTCGTCGCTGGGGTCGGGGATGCGGTCGAGCAGGGCCTTGGTGGTCATGATCATGCCGTTCATGCAGTAGCCGCACTGTGCTGCCTGTTCGTCGATGAACGCCTGTTGCACCGGGTGTGGCGCGGCCTTGCTGCCCAGCCCTTCGAGGGTGGTGATATCGCGGCCCGCAGCGCCGGCCAGGGGGATGACGCACGAGCGTGCGGCCACGCCGTCGATGATCACCGTGCACGCCCCGCATTCCCCCAGGCCGCAGCCGTATTTGGGCCCGTTCAGGCACAGGTCGTTGCGCAGGATCAGCAGCAGCGGGGTGTCGGGCATGGCACTGACTTCGACAGGCTGGCCGTTGACCCGCAGGGAGATGGTTGTTTGCATTGTTGGCTCATCTCTGGAGGTTGCTTGCGCTACCAAAGGACTCACATGACGCGAGAGTTTCGGTAAGTACTCACTACATGAAATGAGTGAGCAAGAAGCAGGCCAGAGATGGTTTGCCGGGCACCTCAGCTTGTCAGCCGGGGTTTTCGTCGCTGTCGATCATCTTGCGCAGCAGGTACAAAATGGCCACGCGTTCGCCGGCATTCAGGCTGCCCATGCTCAATTCGCTGATCTGCCGGGCGCAGGGGATCATTGCGTCGAGCAATGCCGCGCCGCTGTCGGTGAGTTCGACAATGACCTTGCGCCGGTCGCCCGGGTCTGGTGACAGCTGCACCAGCTCGCGCGCCTTCAGGCGCTCGACGATGCCGCGGATGGTTGCCTGGTCCACCGCGGTGGCCTTGATCAGTTCGGCCTGGGAGCTGGGGCCGTGGTCGCGCAGGGCACACAGGGTAACGAACTGGATCGAGGTAAGCTGCGGGTCGCAGGCCTGCTGCTGGAAGATTGCCGTGTGCCGCTGGTAAGCCTTGCGCAGCAGGTGGCCGACTTGTTCGGTGACGTCATAGGGTGTGGTGTCTAGCGGGGCGCTGCTGGGGGTGGTTTTCTTTGGCATGGGATGGCTTGGGCTGGGTGGAAAGGTGCTGGCCGGCCGCCAATAGCGGAGCGCCCGGCCAGTATAACCACTATCGCGCCCGTGATTCTTCTGGTGCGACCACGTCGCCGGCCAGCACCACGGCCTTGTCATCCAGGTAGATATCGCAGTTGCGCAGCGGGATGTCCAGGTGGCAGGGGGTCTTGCGCTTGCCGCCGACCTCGGTGTTCGGGCCGGTGGAGAACAGGAAGTTGCCGTAGAACGCGCGGGCGTCCATGCACATGCCGTCGTTGCGGTCGTGCAAGCCCATGGCCGTCCACTGCGCGCGCGGTTGCAGGCCCCAGCCGATGTGTGAGATGCCGTACACCTCGGGGTCGTTGAAGTACTTCATGTAGTCGCGCAGGTACTCGGCCTCGAAGCCGCCGTGGATGCCGGTGATAAAGCCTTTTTCAATCTCCAGGGTGATGCGCTCGCGGCAGTAGTTCTTGAACGGCAGGATGATGTCGCCCACATCCAGCACCAGCGTGCCCTCGGCACTGTCCTCGTTCGGCCAGGTGAACAGGAAACCGCTGGGCCAGTGGTCCCAGCGCCCTGGTTCGTCGGCATAGCCGTATTCGGTCACGGCCGGGTACTGGCCAAGCGGGGCGTGGAAGTCGCTGCCGGCCTTGGACCGCACATGCATGCTGCGCGCCTGTTTCAGCAAGGTTTCGGCGGCCAGCACCCGGCGTTTGTCGTCTTCGCTCGGCAGCATGCGCGCCAGCACTTCGGGTGGCTCCACCGCCAGCAGGATGCGCGTGCCGGTCTTGAGGATCTGCTCCTGCTCGGGCGAGTGCAGCAGCATCATGGTATCGACGACCAGGTCGGCCGCTTCCAGCGCCCGCTGCGCTGCCAGGTTGCCGGTCAGTGCGGTGTCGCCGCAGTAGGCAGTCATGTCGTTACCCATGGCGGTCGGGTGGTTGAACGCTGGCAGCTCTACCGCATACACCTTCGCCTTCAGGCGCTGCGCGGCCTCCATCGCGGCGTTGACCGTGCGCGGGTCGGAGTAGTGGCTCTTGAGTACGGCCACGCTCTGCGTCTCGTCCACGCGGGACAGCTTCAGTACGTGCTCGAACATCTGGGTCAGTTGTGCATTGCTCACCGGCATCGGGGTTCTCCTGGGTGGCGTTGACAGGGGTGCACCATGGCAGTGCCTGGCGCTTCGTCTCGGTGCAAAATAATAGTGTATACACCCTACTTTGGCAGATGAAAGCGCATCCGCACGGCAAGCGCAAGTTATCTGTCAAACGTTACCTATTCACACATTAGCCAATGTTTGCGGTAACATATAGGCGGTATTGGCTTTCGATCAGGCGTTTGAAAAATATTTTTCCGTGCCTCTATCCAAAGTTCATTTACAGCGTATACGCTCTAAATCGTCAGGCGGTCGAACCGCTGGCCATATATCAGAACAAGAGGAGAGATACCCATGCGTGGTAGGCAGAAAATCGCAATCGTCGGTGCGGGTCTGGGTGGGGCGGCCGCCGCCACGTTGCTGCAGCAGGCCGGGTTCGATGTCGAGGTGTTCGAGCAGGCGCCGGAGTTCACCCGCCTGGGGGCGGGCATCCATATTGGCCCTAACGTGATGAAGATCTTCCGCCGCATGGGGCTGGAGCAGAAGCTGGAACTGATGGGCTCGCACCCGGACTTCTGGTTCAGTCGCGATGGCAGTAGCGGTGACTACCTGGCGCGTATCCCGCTGGGCGAGTTTGCCCGCCGCGAGTATGGCGCGGCCTATATCACCATCCACCGTGGCGACCTGCACGCCCTGCAGATCGAGGCGATCAAGCCGGGTACCGTGCACTTTGGCAAGCGCCTGCAAAAGATCGTCGACGAAGGCGAACAGGTGCGCCTGGACTTTGCCGACGGCACCCACACCGTGGCCGACATCGTCATCGGTGCCGACGGCATCCATTCCAGGATTCGTGAAGAACTGCTGGGCGCTGAAGCGCCGATCTACAGCGGTTGGGTCGCCCACCGTGCGCTGATCCGCGGGGTAAACCTGGCGCAGCATGCCGATGTGTTCGAGCCCTGCGTCAAGTGGTGGTCCGAAGACCGCCACATGATGGTCTACTACACCACCGGCAAGCGCGACGAGTACTACTTCGTCACCGGCGTACCTCACGCGGCCTGGGACTTCCAGGGGGCTTACGTCGACAGCAGCCAGGAGGAAATGCGCGCTGCCTTCGAGGGCTACCACCCCACCGTGCAGAAGCTGATCGACGCCACCGAGTCGATCACCAAATGGCCGTTGCGCAACCGCAACCCGCTGCCGCTGTGGAGCCGTGGCCGCCTGGTGCTGCTGGGTGATGCCTGCCACCCGATGAAGCCACACATGGCCCAGGGCGCGTGCATGGCCATCGAGGATGCAGCCATGCTGACCCGCTGCCTGCAAGAAACCGGGCTGTCCGACCACCGCACCGCGTTCGCCCTGTACGAGGCCAATCGCAAGGAGCGGGCATCCCGGGTGCAGGCGGTATCCAACGCCAACACCTTCCTCTACAGCCAGGAGGACCCGGCCTGGGTCTACGGCTATGACCTGTACGGCCAGGCGCTGAAAAGCGGGGAGGCGGCATGAGCACCTTCGTCGCCGGCGGCAACGTCTGCGCCAATGGCATCCGCCAGCATTACCTGCGCTATGGCGGCAAGGGCCATGCGCTGATCCTGGTGCCAGGCATCACCAGCCCGGCGATCACCTGGGGTTTCGTCGCCGAGCGCCTTGGGTTGTACTTCGACACCTACGTGCTGGATGTGCGCGGCCGCGGCTTGTCTTCAAGCGGCCCCGAACTGGACTACGGCACCGACGCCTGTGCTGCGGACATTCCGGCCTTTGCCGCAGCGCTGGGCCTGCACAGCTACCACTTGGTCGGGCACTCGATGGGCGCGCGCTTTGCCATTCGCGCGGCTGCCCAGGGAGCACCGGGGCTGCAGCGGCTGGTGCTGGTCGACCCGCCGGTGTCCGGGCCAGGCCGCCGTGCCTACCCGAGCAAGCTGCCGTGGTATGTGGATTCGATCCGCCAGGCCACGGTGGGCATGAGCGGCGACGACATGCGCGCATTCTGCGCCACCTGGAGCGACGAGCAGCTGGCGCTGCGGGCCGAATGGCTGCACACCTGTTACGAGCCGGCGATCGTGCGGGCGTTTGATGATTTTCACAACGTGGATATCCACCAATACCTGCCCGCGGTGCGCCAGCCGGCATTGCTGATGGTGGCCGGGCAAGGTGGGGTAATCGAGCCCCGTGACATCGCTGAAATACGCGAACTCAAGCCGGATATCCAGGTCGCGCATGTCGACAACGCCGGCCACATGATCCCATGGGACGACCTGGACGGCTTCTTCGCCGCCTTTGGCGACTTCCTCGACCAACCCCTTGTCTGACGGAGCACGAGACATGACCAAGCTATACCGCATCGGCCAGATCGTGCCGAGCTCGAACACCACGATGGAAACCGAAATCCCGGCAATGCTCAACGCGCGCCAGGCGATCCGTCCCGAGCGCTTCACCTTCCATTCCAGCCGCATGCGCATGAAGCAGGTGAAGAAGGAAGAGTTGGCCGCCATGGACGCCGAGTCCGACCGCTGCGCAATGGAGCTGTCCGACGCCAAGGTGGATGTGCTGGGCTACGCCTGCCTGGTGGCGATCATGGCCATGGGCCTGGGCTATCACCGGCAATCGGAAAAGCGCTTGCAGCAGGCCACCGCCGACAACGACGCGCTGGCACCGGTAATCACCAGCGCCGGGGCGTTAGTCGAGGCCTTGCATGTGATGAAGGCCAAGCGCATTGCCATCGTCGCGCCGTACATGAAGCCTTTGACCGAGCTGGTGGTGAACTACATCCGCGAGGAAGGCTTTGAGGTGCAGGACTGGCGCGCGCTGGAAATCCCCGACAACCTCGCCGTGGCCCGCCATGACCCGGCCAACCTGCCAGGCATCGTCGCCGGCATGAACCTTGAGGGGGTCGATGTGGTGGTGCTCTCGGCCTGCGTGCAGATGCAATCGCTGCCGGCCGTGGCCAAGGTTGAGGCGCAAACCGGCAAGCCGGTGGTGACCGCTGCCATCGCCACCACGTACGCCATGCTCAAGGCGCTGGACCTGGAGCCGGTCGTGCCGGGTGCCGGTGCCCTGCTGTCGGGCGCCTACTGAAATCGGGAGATGGACATGAGCGACGCACAAAGCGCCCGTGACAACTACCAGGGCGTATGGGGCCAGCGCATCGGCTTTGGCCGCAAACCAGCCCTGTTGATGATCGACTTCATGCAGGGCTACACCACCCCCGGCGCACCGCTGTACGCCCCGGGCGTGGTCGCGGCGGTCGAGCAGGCTGCCGGCCTGCTGGCGCTGGCCCGCGACTGCGGTACCCTGGTGGTGCACACCAACATCCGCTACCAGCCGCCGCATTTTGCTGACGGCGGCGTGTGGGTGCGCAAGGCGCCGGTGATGAAGGACATGGTCGAAGGCAACCCGCTGGCGGCGTTCTGCGAGGCCGTTGCGCCACAGGCAGGGGAGGTGGTGCTGAGCAAGCAGTACGCCAGTGCCTTCTTCGCCACCAGCCTGGCCCCGCTGCTGCATGCTCAAGGCGTGGATACCGTGGTACTGGCTGGCTGCTCCACCAGTGGCTGCATCCGGGCCAGTGCGGTGGATGCCATGCAGCACGGGTTTCGAACCATCGTGGTGCGCGAGTGCGTCGGTGATCGCCACAACGACCCGCACGAAGCCAACCTGTTCGACATCGACAGCAAGTATGGCGATGTCGTCACCCGCCAGGAGGCGATGCAGCAACTCAGGCACCTGGCCGGCTGAACGCCGGGTAGCCCTTACCAATAACAATCAAGGACCGGTGCGGGAAGCCCGTCCATGACCGCCTGCTGTCCGGGTGGTCGCCCCGCAGGAGCACTCGGGGTCTTCAGGCGCTGCCCAGGCACGCCGCGTATAGTGCGCGGGGTGCCCGGCGCGTCGAACACTGCTGGCCTTAAAACAACCACAAAGTCGCCCGCCAGGAGACAGGAAATGCCAATTGCGAATGCAACCACGGTCCACAGTGACATCGACCATGGCACTAAAGCGCTGTACAGCAAGATCACCTGGAGGCTCATCCCCTTCCTGTGCTTCTGCTACCTCGCAGCTTATCTGGACCGCATCAATGTCGGCTTCGCCAAGCTGCAGATGCTCGAAGACCTGCAGTTCAGCACAGCGGCCTATGGCCTGGGTGCCGGGCTGTTCTTTGTCGGCTACATCATTTTCGAAGTGCCGAGCAACCTGATCCTGCAGCGCGTTGGCGCCAAGCTATGGATCGCACGCATCATGATCACCTGGGGCCTGCTGTCGGCCTGCACCATGTTCGTTTCCACCACCACCCAGTTCTATG belongs to Pseudomonas putida NBRC 14164 and includes:
- a CDS encoding 2,5-dihydroxypyridine 5,6-dioxygenase; the encoded protein is MPVSNAQLTQMFEHVLKLSRVDETQSVAVLKSHYSDPRTVNAAMEAAQRLKAKVYAVELPAFNHPTAMGNDMTAYCGDTALTGNLAAQRALEAADLVVDTMMLLHSPEQEQILKTGTRILLAVEPPEVLARMLPSEDDKRRVLAAETLLKQARSMHVRSKAGSDFHAPLGQYPAVTEYGYADEPGRWDHWPSGFLFTWPNEDSAEGTLVLDVGDIILPFKNYCRERITLEIEKGFITGIHGGFEAEYLRDYMKYFNDPEVYGISHIGWGLQPRAQWTAMGLHDRNDGMCMDARAFYGNFLFSTGPNTEVGGKRKTPCHLDIPLRNCDIYLDDKAVVLAGDVVAPEESRAR
- the nicC gene encoding 6-hydroxynicotinate 3-monooxygenase; the protein is MRGRQKIAIVGAGLGGAAAATLLQQAGFDVEVFEQAPEFTRLGAGIHIGPNVMKIFRRMGLEQKLELMGSHPDFWFSRDGSSGDYLARIPLGEFARREYGAAYITIHRGDLHALQIEAIKPGTVHFGKRLQKIVDEGEQVRLDFADGTHTVADIVIGADGIHSRIREELLGAEAPIYSGWVAHRALIRGVNLAQHADVFEPCVKWWSEDRHMMVYYTTGKRDEYYFVTGVPHAAWDFQGAYVDSSQEEMRAAFEGYHPTVQKLIDATESITKWPLRNRNPLPLWSRGRLVLLGDACHPMKPHMAQGACMAIEDAAMLTRCLQETGLSDHRTAFALYEANRKERASRVQAVSNANTFLYSQEDPAWVYGYDLYGQALKSGEAA
- the nicD gene encoding N-formylmaleamate deformylase; its protein translation is MSTFVAGGNVCANGIRQHYLRYGGKGHALILVPGITSPAITWGFVAERLGLYFDTYVLDVRGRGLSSSGPELDYGTDACAADIPAFAAALGLHSYHLVGHSMGARFAIRAAAQGAPGLQRLVLVDPPVSGPGRRAYPSKLPWYVDSIRQATVGMSGDDMRAFCATWSDEQLALRAEWLHTCYEPAIVRAFDDFHNVDIHQYLPAVRQPALLMVAGQGGVIEPRDIAEIRELKPDIQVAHVDNAGHMIPWDDLDGFFAAFGDFLDQPLV
- a CDS encoding maleate cis-trans isomerase family protein, producing the protein MTKLYRIGQIVPSSNTTMETEIPAMLNARQAIRPERFTFHSSRMRMKQVKKEELAAMDAESDRCAMELSDAKVDVLGYACLVAIMAMGLGYHRQSEKRLQQATADNDALAPVITSAGALVEALHVMKAKRIAIVAPYMKPLTELVVNYIREEGFEVQDWRALEIPDNLAVARHDPANLPGIVAGMNLEGVDVVVLSACVQMQSLPAVAKVEAQTGKPVVTAAIATTYAMLKALDLEPVVPGAGALLSGAY
- a CDS encoding N-carbamoylsarcosine amidohydrolase, which produces MSDAQSARDNYQGVWGQRIGFGRKPALLMIDFMQGYTTPGAPLYAPGVVAAVEQAAGLLALARDCGTLVVHTNIRYQPPHFADGGVWVRKAPVMKDMVEGNPLAAFCEAVAPQAGEVVLSKQYASAFFATSLAPLLHAQGVDTVVLAGCSTSGCIRASAVDAMQHGFRTIVVRECVGDRHNDPHEANLFDIDSKYGDVVTRQEAMQQLRHLAG